Below is a genomic region from Fusobacterium nucleatum.
TAACTTAAATATCCCTGAACTTTGTGTATGGGAATTTATGACTGGGCTTGGAAGAAGAGTTAAAAGAATTATAGTTTAAGTTGAAAACTCCTTTCTACTATGTTACAATTTACTAATCATTAAAAATTAAACTAAGGAGATATAAAATGAAAAGAAGTTTATCTGGTATACAACCAAGTGGGATTTTACATATAGGAAATTATTTTGGAGCAATGAAACAGTTTGTTGATTTACAAGATAATTATGATGGTTTTTATTTTATTGCAGACTATCATTCTTTAACATCACTTACAAAAGCAGAAACACTAAAAGAAAATACATATAATATAGTTTTAGACTATTTAGCTGTTGGTCTTGATCCAAGTAAATCAACTATATTTTTACAATCAAGTGTTCCTGAACATACTGAATTGACATGGCTTCTTTCAAATATAACTCCTGTTGGACTTTTAGAAAGAGGACATTCATACAAAGATAAAATAGCAAAAGGTATTCCATCAAATACGGGACTTTTAACCTATCCAGTTTTAATGGCAGCTGATATACTAATATATGATTCTGATCTTGTTCCTGTTGGTAAAGATCAAAAACAACACTTGGAGATGGCTAGGGATATTGCTATGAAATTTAATCAACAATATGGAGTAGATTTTTTTAAATTGCCTGAACCATTAATTTTAGATGATTCTGCTATCGTTCCTGGAACAGATGGTCAAAAAATGAGTAAATCATACAACAATACTATCAATATGTTTGCTACAAAGAAGAAATTAAAAGAGCAAGTTATGAGCATAATTACTGATTCAACTCCTCTTGAAGAACCTAAAAATCCAAATAATAATATTGCTAAAATCTATGCCCTTTTCAATAATATAGATAAACAAAATGAGTTAAGAGATAAATTTTTAGCAGGAAACTTTGGTTATGGACATGCAAAGACTGAACTTTTAAACTCTATTCTTGAATATTTTGGAAAGGCAAGAGAAAAGAGAGAAGAACTTGAAAAAGATATGGACTATGTAAAAGATGTTTTAAATGAAGGTTCTAAGAAAGCAAGAGCTATTGCTATTGAGAAAATAAAAAAAGCCAAAGAAATAGTAGGGCTTGTTGGAAATATATATTAAAAAATTTAAGAGGCTATTGCAAAATCAATGAAATTGCAATAGCCTAATTTTTTTATAAAGCTATATTGTATTTTTTAACAATATTTTCTATTCTCTTTAATGCTCTTTCTTTTCCAATTACATAAAGAACATTATATAAGTCTGCTCCCTTAGATTCACCAGTTAAAACGGCTCTTATAGGCATAAATATTTTTCCTGGTCCTTCTTGTAAATCATCAAGTAATGAGTGTAATAAATCCTTAGCTTGTTCGGCTGCAAATTCATTCCCATTCCATTTTTCTAATTTTTCTATAAATAATTTTATAGATTTTAAACCAACCTCATCTTTTAAAGAATTTAAAAGTCTTTCTACACTTTTTCTTTCCTTTTTATCCATATCTTCTCTTAGTTCAGGTAAAGAAAACTCATCTACAAAGAAAAATTTTGAATTTTTAGCTAACTCTTTTAATGTTTTTGCTCCTTCTCTTT
It encodes:
- the trpS gene encoding tryptophan--tRNA ligase, giving the protein MKRSLSGIQPSGILHIGNYFGAMKQFVDLQDNYDGFYFIADYHSLTSLTKAETLKENTYNIVLDYLAVGLDPSKSTIFLQSSVPEHTELTWLLSNITPVGLLERGHSYKDKIAKGIPSNTGLLTYPVLMAADILIYDSDLVPVGKDQKQHLEMARDIAMKFNQQYGVDFFKLPEPLILDDSAIVPGTDGQKMSKSYNNTINMFATKKKLKEQVMSIITDSTPLEEPKNPNNNIAKIYALFNNIDKQNELRDKFLAGNFGYGHAKTELLNSILEYFGKAREKREELEKDMDYVKDVLNEGSKKARAIAIEKIKKAKEIVGLVGNIY